Below is a genomic region from Raphanus sativus cultivar WK10039 chromosome 4, ASM80110v3, whole genome shotgun sequence.
AAGTAAGAGACGAATGCTAAAGGGAGAAACTATAAAGTGTCTTCCATCAATATACATCAAAGTTTGTTTGTGAAGTTAACAAGAAGgggacaaacaaaaaaaaaatcatgagaTTGCTTATATTCGATCTAcgcaaaaatgaaaataaacacCAACACATATGTGCTGTTCCAAACTCTAGTATTgtattaaaaggtaaaagttAGCATCTAAACAATGGCTTCCACACCAAAAACGAAGGGTACGTAATGAAATTTGGTTTAcatagaaagaaaaaaggaatTGGGTATAGATTTGTAGAAATCAATTCGGTCCATAGTTACTTTTGAAGATTAAACtccagagagagagaaggggtGCACATAATTAGAAGTGAAAGAAAGTTAGAAACTCAAAATGATTCTGATAATTCCCTACCCGTCCGATCAAAAAAGAGCGTGATCATCGCGTGGAACTCTACACagtccctctccctctccctttCCCTCCTCTTTCTCTCTGCTTTAGAGATTTCGGTTCGTTAGCCCAGTTTGATTGGACGTTTGTATCCTAAAAGTAAGAAAGAGCGAATCTTCCTTCCATGGCGTTATCAGCTAAAGCTTTGAGCTTTAGGTGTTTTAGCTGATCGATCGATCGACCGTGCTCTTTCTTATGACCACCTAATCCCACCTCCAGGTCCTTAATTCTTCTCCAGATCGAGAGTCCAGAGAGTTCAAATTAGGGTTTCATGATTCTTGATAATCCCCAAAATTGTTATTGGAGATCTTAGGGTTGGTTCAGTAATTAGCTTTCTTCAGACTTGAATCTGAAGCGAATCTGAAGAGAATATACCAAActcacccccccccccccccccccccccaaattGCTTTTCATCCACGCTAGGTACATAATCTCTTCTTCTgatttttgtttggattttgataaaaatcatatCCCTTTCAAAACTGTGATTGTCATTGTCTTTAGTGTAATTGTCGTCTTTGATTGGATGATTGTCCGACCGAGATAATCTACTTTCCCAAACGTTGTGTATTGATTCTTTCTTATGTAACTTATATTTGGTGTTTCTTAGGTTGTTTACTTacgtttgaaaaaaataaactgtGTTCCTTCCTACAAAAGAATGCTAGATTGATTGTTTTATGAGATGTAACTTTCTCCAAGTCTTATCTAAACAACTTGTGAACCGCTTATATTGGGTCTTTTGTTTCTCTTCCTTGCAGGATAACAAAGTGAAAAGCAAGAGCCTTTTACTCTTTGTTTATTGATGGGTGAAGAGTTAGCCGACACAATGAACCTGGATTTGAATCTAGGCCCTGGTCCTCCTGACTCGTCAGATCTCCATGGGGTGCTAAATGAAACTGTGGATTTGGCTGATTGGACTATTAATGAGCCACCATCTGAGAGATCTTCAGACGCTGTTACGAGGATCAGAACCCGGCATAGGACGCGGTTCAGACAGCTTAATCTCCCCATCATCCCGGTTCTGTCCGAAACCATGACTATAGATTTGACCCAGTTGATGGGAAGTTCCGCAAACGGAGGAGTTGCTCTGCAGACTGGCGAGGGTAGTGAAAGAGGAGGCAACGAGAATCTGAAAATGTGCGAGAAGAACGGCGAGGGAGCCATTGGAGACAACAGTGTATCAGAGAAGAAACCGGATGCTGAGAAAAGCACAGGCGGCGGTGATGGTAACTTTTTCGATTGTAATATATGTTTGGACTTGTCAAAGGAGCCGGTTCTCACCTGCTGTGGCCATCTTTACTGTTGGCCTTGTCTGTTCCAATGGCTAAACATCTCTGAAGCAAAGGAGTGCCCTGTCTGCAAAGGAGAAGTGACCTCCAAAACCGTGACGCCGATATACGGGCGTGGGAACCATAAAAGAGAACTTGTTGTAGAGTGTTTAGATACCAAGATCCCCATGAGACCTCACGCGAGACGCGTAGAGAGCTTGAGGAGTGCTATTCAAAGGTCGCCTTTTACGATACCGATGGAAGAGATGATTAGACGTATACAGAGCAGGTTCGACAGGGACTCGACCCTTGTCCCTGATTTTAGCAACCGGGAGGCGTTGGAAAGAGTTAACGATCGAGCCAATTCGATTCTTAACAGGTTGATGACTTCTAGGGGAGTTAGATCAGAGCAGAACCAGGCTAGTgttgcagcagcagcagaggATATTGATCTGAACCCCAACGTTGAAGGAGAGACCACCAGCACGAGGTTTCATCCTCTGTTGATCAGGAGACAGTTACAGTCGCAAAGAGTAGCAAGAATCTCGAACGTCACCTCTGCGTTGAGCTCTGCTGAGAGGCTTGTTGACGCGTATTTTAGAACTCATCCATTGGGAAGGAACCACAACAACCAAGAGCTGCAGCACCATCATGCTCCTGTTGTGGTTGATGATAGAGACTCTTTCTCAAGCATTCAAGCTGTTATAAACTCTGAGAGTCAGGTGGATACCGCGGTTGAGATTGATTCAATGGTCACTCTTTCGACATCTTCTTCGAGGAGAAGGAATGAGAATGGGTCGAGGGTTTCTGATGTAGACAGTGCTGATTCTCGTCCGCCTAGGAGAAGGAGATTTACTTGaaacaaattaaagaaaaagcTTTCAACCTGTGGAAGAAGATTGTAACTGTGTTTTTAGTTTGTTTCTTGTTGGTTTGTtgtatgttaaatatttttttcaggaATTATGTTCTAATTGAACCTGAATCCATAGTTAAATTCCACAAAAGGGAGATCAAACTATTTTCAGGCTTTCAAGATTTATAACTAAAAGAAATCATTGCACCTATGAACTTATCTAATTGTCTGTTTACTTgaaatataatttgacaaatcctacaaaaaaacacacaaaaatgaaagaaaatgaaaatgttaTGTGCGGGAAAGGAGCGTCTTTGTCTCGGATTATCGTTAAGCGATGCACGAACTCAGAGCCAATaaggtttttattatttttttaaaaattgtcaTTAGATCATTTTTCACCACTTTTGTAATTTCCTCGTTTCAAAGTCATTATTTACCTACTTACTACCTACTACTGCTTATTTTGTCTTTATACTAATGTCACAAACGTATAAATGTAatgcaattttaaaatttttagaatGATAAAATGTTGTTCCTTTTGTtgttagaatttaaaaaatgaaaaataagataaaattaagaataatgtaatttgtaaaagaaaaatctCAAACAGAAATAATAATTAGGAAGATTTTCtcaaaagttaaaataattaggAAGATAGTACAATACAAAATGTAATAAATGCTATAAATAATTGTAACTAAGAAAGACTAACACATTTCTTAGAAAAAGGAACCAGACCACCTTCGTGAATTGTGATTcggtgtttttaaaaaaaagtggAATAAAGACAAAAACAGAGACACACCATATTAATGCCTTTCACCGAATATTAATAAGACAGGACAcaaccctcctcctcctcctcctcctcctcctcctccgtctaTCTTTCGTTTTCTGAGTAATCCGTCGACTTCTCGTCTTTGATTTGGATCCGAATCAAACAAAACACGCGATCTCCAAGTCTGGTAATAATAAACTTTCTCTccttttgaatttgttttttttttctttgaaattgggaataaatatcaaaaatcacCAAATTCTGGGATTGGGTTTTCGGGTCGGATTCTTGGGTCAATGGTTTATGTTAAATTATCATTATGCATcgtgtgaagaagaagaatctagCTGGGGAAATATATCtcgaaatgtaaaaaaaatcttctattttttttgggaaaacaatttctttattttattgtcTTTGAATCATGGATttgattaaagaaaatataatgttgtttaaattattattttttgttaattccAAAATTTGAAACCACAATCTTTGTTAGCTGTCATAGATTGGATTGTTCTAGTTAGAATCCATTGTTATGTTTCTCTGTCTAGTTAGATTAAGTAAAGAGTGTTCTTTTAAAGAGAAtatgttttcctttttaaatcTTGAATTTTTCTCTATTGAGGTTTGATGGTTACTGTTAACTGTTGAACTCCTTGGAATCTGCAAAGGTCTAGCTTTTAGCATTGCTGCTCAAAGCTTGAGGCCTATTGCTTTGGTACCCTATCTGAAAGGGCATTTAATAATTCTTTGCTCTAATTCTCTATTTACTTTTGAATTGTTACTtacaaataaagtaaaaaaaagacTTGCATCAAGTGAACTAAAGTATCTGTCCTACCCCATTAGGCTGCTCCATTGTATGTTTCTTCCAGTTTGAGGGATTGTAAAACTCGTTTTCTCATTTTCCTCCTGCAGTATAGAAAATAGATCGAAAAGGCGTAAATCATCTAGCTACCACTGAGGAAAAAAGGGCATAGGACTCAGTGACTCACCATGGCACCTGGAGGCAGTGCTTTGAAGGAAGTCCTTGAATCTAACTCGACGAGAATGGATTATGAGGTCAAAACTACGAAAGTGGAAGTTAACAATAGCAATAACAACAAACCTACAAAGTCAAGTAGTGCAGGAATTGCAAAACATGGGATGCATTCCAACAATGGTGTCTACGAGCTTCTTGAATGTCCTGTGTGTACGAACTTAATGTACCCTCCAATTCATCAGGTTTCTTTCTCACTGTTGTGAACAAACGCtaactaattttgtaatttgCAAAGTTCATATTCTCTTAACGTTGTTTTAACTCTGCCAGTGTCCAAACGGTCACACGCTATGCTCCAACTGCAAAGCGAGAGTGCAGAACACGTGCCCCACGTGTCGCTACGAGCTTGGCAACATAAGATGCTTGGCGCTCGAGAAAGTCGCCGAGTCCTTGGAAGTTCCGTGCCGGTACCAAAGCTTGGGATGTCACGACATTTTCCCTTACTACAGCAAGCTTAAGCACGAGCAGCATTGCAGGTTTAGGCCTTACGCTTGCCCTTATGCTGGCTCTGAGTGTTCGGTTACAGGTGATATCTCCACGCTGGTTGTTCATCTTAAAGATGATCATAAAGTCGATATGCATGACGGGTGCACTTTCAACCACCGTTATGTAAAATCAAATCCACATGAAGTCGAAAATGCTACATGGATGCTTACGGTAATtagattagatatatataaaaaatgctacaattttaaaagttaataatttcatatatacatgttttaactttttattttcgAAATTATAGGCTATAAATTTAGcatcatatttaaaaatttaaagttttgagtcCTAATTTATATAtctgtttataaaattttgaatatatatttattacaaTCGAGAACCTGTTCGACCGCTCCATTTGTACATCGTATACCCTGCTTGCTAACACgtgttttggtttttgaaaatttgtttgCAGGTGTTCAACTGTTTTGGGAGACAGTTCTGTTTACACTTTGAGGCTTTCCAGCTAGGGATGGCACCAGTGTACATGGCGTTTCTTCGTTTCATGGGAGATGAAAACGAGGCGAAGAAGTTCAGTTACAGCCTGGAAGTAGGAGCTCATGGACGTAAACTAACATGGCAAGGGATCCCTAGAAGCATACGTGACAGTCACAGGAAAGTTCGAGACAGTCAAGACGGTCTCATCATCCCAAGAAACCTTGCACTCTACTTCTCTGGAGGTGATAGGCAAGAACTCAAGTTGAGGGTAACTGGTCGAATCTGGAAAGAAGAGTAAACTGGA
It encodes:
- the LOC108848911 gene encoding E3 ubiquitin-protein ligase SINAT2; its protein translation is MAPGGSALKEVLESNSTRMDYEVKTTKVEVNNSNNNKPTKSSSAGIAKHGMHSNNGVYELLECPVCTNLMYPPIHQCPNGHTLCSNCKARVQNTCPTCRYELGNIRCLALEKVAESLEVPCRYQSLGCHDIFPYYSKLKHEQHCRFRPYACPYAGSECSVTGDISTLVVHLKDDHKVDMHDGCTFNHRYVKSNPHEVENATWMLTVFNCFGRQFCLHFEAFQLGMAPVYMAFLRFMGDENEAKKFSYSLEVGAHGRKLTWQGIPRSIRDSHRKVRDSQDGLIIPRNLALYFSGGDRQELKLRVTGRIWKEE
- the LOC108848718 gene encoding uncharacterized protein LOC108848718; amino-acid sequence: MGEELADTMNLDLNLGPGPPDSSDLHGVLNETVDLADWTINEPPSERSSDAVTRIRTRHRTRFRQLNLPIIPVLSETMTIDLTQLMGSSANGGVALQTGEGSERGGNENLKMCEKNGEGAIGDNSVSEKKPDAEKSTGGGDGNFFDCNICLDLSKEPVLTCCGHLYCWPCLFQWLNISEAKECPVCKGEVTSKTVTPIYGRGNHKRELVVECLDTKIPMRPHARRVESLRSAIQRSPFTIPMEEMIRRIQSRFDRDSTLVPDFSNREALERVNDRANSILNRLMTSRGVRSEQNQASVAAAAEDIDLNPNVEGETTSTRFHPLLIRRQLQSQRVARISNVTSALSSAERLVDAYFRTHPLGRNHNNQELQHHHAPVVVDDRDSFSSIQAVINSESQVDTAVEIDSMVTLSTSSSRRRNENGSRVSDVDSADSRPPRRRRFT